A region from the Bactrocera dorsalis isolate Fly_Bdor chromosome 1, ASM2337382v1, whole genome shotgun sequence genome encodes:
- the LOC125775632 gene encoding tigger transposable element-derived protein 1-like, with amino-acid sequence MAPKRKRLSLRQKIVILNSLKSREKPANIAKRHKINESSVRTIKRKENAIRKTFTECGSSSLTYSFNTGDVVKVKVERALVWWIEDLVHRRIPVDTRCIKEKATVFYEKFKCEKPSSSNMQNMKQFCASNGWLRCFLKRNSLHNVKITGESASADEEAAKIFPKTFSDTIKAHGYVADQIFNADGLYWKKMPSRTYVLS; translated from the coding sequence ATGGCACCCAAGCGCAAAAGATTAAGCCTTAGGCAAAAAATtgtcattttaaattctttaaaaagtagggaaaaACCTGCAAACATTGCCAAGAGGCATAAAATTAACGAATCATCAGTTCGTACAATTAAAAGAAAGGAAAACGCCATAAGGAAAACTTTTACTGAATGCGGTTCCAGCAGCCTTACATATTCGTTCAACACTGGAGATGTCGTAAAGGTTAAAGTTGAACGCGCGCTTGTATGGTGGATTGAGGACCTCGTCCATAGAAGAATTCCTGTGGATACTAGGTGCATAAAAGAAAAGGCCACtgtgttttatgaaaaatttaaatgcgaAAAACCATCTAGttcaaatatgcaaaatatgaaACAATTTTGTGCAAGTAATGGTTGGCTTAGGTGCTTCTTGAAAAGAAACTCGCTGCACAACGTTAAAATAACAGGCGAAAGTGCATCGGCAGATGAAGAGGCAGCAAAAATTTTCCCGAAAACTTTTTCAGACACAATTAAAGCACATGGCTATGTTGCAGACCAAATTTTCAATGCGGACGGTCTATACTGGAAGAAAATGCCAAGCCGCACTTACGTACTTAGCTAA